A genomic segment from Lignipirellula cremea encodes:
- a CDS encoding DUF1559 domain-containing protein, which yields MNRFRHRGFTLVELLVVIAIIGVLVALLLPAVQMAREAARRSDCTNKLKQVGLGLQGYLDSNKAFPPGNIALTNATGFVNTSSTSNQSSTGWAVQILPFVEERALYNLLQPSITNHQAPNGWNGTGTGPTVGAQLTGRANLQVFICPSDPKAKGEFSWSTNTGIRAGRSNYIANWGIGTLAPTSAAGLINPFNADRFVLNDPFGVMYTNSAISVQQITDGTSTTFLAGERHNKYQLDSAGLEAPFSGGDTTWVGAGNSDYTTGTATTPAGNWAPHNMSFCFRGPNRDFSRGFSSQHPGGSQFVMCDDSVNFISDTVDINVYRRLSRRNDGYPTQVP from the coding sequence ATGAATCGATTCCGCCATCGTGGCTTCACCCTGGTCGAGCTGCTGGTTGTCATTGCCATCATCGGCGTGCTGGTCGCTCTGCTGCTGCCGGCCGTTCAAATGGCCCGCGAAGCTGCCCGCCGCTCGGACTGTACTAATAAACTGAAGCAGGTCGGACTTGGTCTGCAGGGTTATCTCGACAGCAATAAGGCCTTCCCGCCGGGCAATATCGCGCTCACCAATGCGACGGGTTTCGTCAATACGAGCTCGACAAGCAACCAATCGTCTACCGGATGGGCCGTTCAGATTCTGCCGTTTGTCGAAGAACGCGCACTCTACAATCTGCTGCAGCCGTCGATCACGAACCACCAGGCTCCGAACGGCTGGAACGGCACTGGCACCGGTCCTACGGTTGGCGCCCAGTTGACGGGGCGCGCTAACCTGCAGGTGTTCATTTGCCCTTCGGATCCGAAAGCCAAAGGCGAATTTTCCTGGTCCACGAACACCGGTATTCGTGCCGGACGTTCAAACTACATCGCTAACTGGGGCATTGGCACACTCGCCCCCACTTCTGCCGCTGGCCTGATCAATCCCTTTAATGCCGACCGCTTCGTGCTCAATGATCCGTTCGGTGTGATGTATACGAACAGCGCGATCAGCGTTCAGCAGATCACTGACGGCACCTCGACCACCTTCCTGGCTGGCGAGCGTCACAACAAATACCAGCTGGATTCCGCGGGCCTCGAAGCGCCGTTTTCTGGCGGTGACACAACCTGGGTAGGCGCCGGTAACTCCGACTACACCACGGGCACTGCCACGACGCCCGCGGGCAACTGGGCTCCCCACAACATGTCGTTCTGTTTTCGCGGCCCCAACCGCGACTTCAGCCGCGGTTTCAGCAGCCAGCACCCGGGCGGTTCCCAGTTCGTCATGTGCGACGACAGCGTCAACTTCATCTCGGACACGGTCGACATCAACGTTTATCGTCGGCTTTCCCGTCGTAACGACGGCTATCCGACCCAGGTGCCTTAG
- a CDS encoding DUF1559 domain-containing protein, with translation MSRRPRYGFTLVELLVVIAIIGVLVALLLPAVQMAREAARRSDCTNKLKQIGLGLQGYLDGNKAFPPGIIALTNSSNTLTSTQLAPGWAVQILPFVEERALYNLMVSRLNVNNGPTSWNGSGNGSSSSQQRTGRNNLQAFVCPSDPKAKGDIRWHSSNSGYYAGRANYIGNWGIGAMNSSGTPTGTAPAAGLANPFVGNHLTLPDPQGVLFANSSISVQRITDGTSTTFLVGERHNKYQLASNGTEAPFSGGDTTWVGAGSGDYTIDGTTASTPVDVWAPHNLSFAYYGPNRDYSRGFSSQHPGGSQFVMCDDSVHFISDTVDRNVYRRLARRNDGYPTQVP, from the coding sequence ATGTCTCGAAGGCCTCGCTACGGCTTTACTCTGGTTGAACTACTCGTCGTCATAGCAATCATTGGCGTGCTGGTCGCACTGCTGTTACCAGCGGTTCAGATGGCGCGTGAAGCGGCGCGTCGATCCGATTGCACCAACAAGCTCAAACAGATTGGCCTCGGCCTGCAGGGCTATCTTGATGGGAACAAGGCTTTTCCCCCGGGGATTATCGCCTTGACCAATTCGTCGAATACGTTGACCAGCACGCAACTGGCTCCGGGCTGGGCCGTGCAAATCCTTCCGTTTGTCGAAGAACGCGCCTTGTACAACCTGATGGTGTCGCGGCTTAACGTCAACAACGGCCCCACCAGCTGGAACGGCAGCGGAAACGGCTCTTCCTCCAGCCAGCAACGAACAGGCCGCAATAACCTGCAAGCGTTTGTCTGCCCTTCCGATCCCAAAGCCAAAGGCGATATCCGCTGGCACTCCTCTAACAGTGGATACTACGCGGGTCGCGCCAACTACATTGGTAACTGGGGGATCGGCGCGATGAACTCCAGCGGCACCCCGACCGGCACCGCGCCGGCCGCGGGCCTGGCGAATCCGTTCGTCGGCAACCACCTGACCCTGCCCGATCCGCAGGGCGTGCTCTTCGCCAATAGTTCGATCTCCGTGCAACGGATCACCGACGGCACCTCGACCACCTTCCTGGTCGGCGAACGCCATAACAAGTACCAGCTGGCTTCCAACGGAACCGAAGCGCCGTTCTCCGGCGGCGATACGACCTGGGTTGGCGCCGGTAGCGGCGACTACACCATCGACGGCACCACGGCCAGCACGCCGGTTGACGTCTGGGCCCCGCACAACCTGTCGTTTGCTTACTATGGCCCGAACCGCGATTACAGCCGCGGTTTCAGCAGCCAGCACCCGGGCGGTTCGCAGTTCGTCATGTGCGATGATAGCGTTCACTTTATCTCGGACACGGTCGACCGTAACGTCTATCGTCGTCTGGCCCGTCGCAACGACGGCTATCCGACCCAGGTGCCTTAA
- a CDS encoding DUF1559 domain-containing protein: protein MSRGRRYGFTLVELLVVIAIIGVLVALLLPAVQMAREAARRSDCTNKLKQIGLGLQGYLDSSKAFPPGFIAITNSSNVLSSSTTTVGWAVQILPFVEERALYNLLQPQIMNANAPQNWNGSGSGPAYNQQKTGRGNLQAFICPSDPKAKGEIRWVSSNTGYYAGRANYIGNWGLGAINSSGSPTGTASGVGLANPFIGNHLNLPDPQGVLFANSSISVQRITDGTSTTFLVGERHNKYQLDASGNEAPFSGGDTAWVGSGSGDYTIDGTTASTPADTWAPHNLSFCYRGPNRDYSRGFSSQHPGGSQFVMCDDSVHFISDTVDINVYRRLSRRNDGYPTQVP, encoded by the coding sequence ATGTCTCGAGGGCGTCGTTACGGCTTTACTCTTGTTGAATTGCTAGTCGTGATAGCAATCATTGGCGTATTGGTCGCGCTGCTGTTACCTGCCGTTCAGATGGCGCGTGAAGCCGCGCGCCGGTCCGATTGCACCAATAAGCTCAAACAGATTGGTCTTGGCCTGCAGGGCTATCTGGATAGTAGTAAAGCCTTTCCTCCCGGCTTTATCGCCATTACAAACTCCTCCAACGTCTTAAGCAGCAGCACGACGACGGTTGGCTGGGCTGTGCAAATCCTTCCCTTTGTGGAGGAACGTGCCCTGTATAACTTGCTGCAGCCGCAAATCATGAATGCGAACGCCCCGCAAAACTGGAACGGCTCCGGCAGCGGCCCCGCCTACAATCAGCAGAAGACCGGGCGCGGTAACCTGCAAGCGTTTATCTGTCCTTCCGATCCCAAAGCCAAAGGCGAAATCCGCTGGGTCTCCAGCAACACGGGTTACTACGCCGGCCGCGCCAATTACATCGGCAACTGGGGCCTTGGAGCCATCAACTCCAGCGGCAGCCCGACCGGCACCGCCTCGGGCGTCGGCCTGGCGAATCCGTTCATCGGTAACCACCTGAACCTGCCCGACCCTCAGGGCGTGCTCTTCGCCAACAGTTCGATTTCCGTGCAGCGGATCACCGACGGCACCTCGACCACCTTCCTGGTCGGCGAACGCCATAACAAGTATCAGCTGGATGCCTCGGGCAACGAAGCACCGTTCTCCGGTGGCGATACGGCCTGGGTTGGCTCCGGTAGCGGCGACTACACCATCGACGGCACCACGGCCAGCACGCCCGCCGACACCTGGGCGCCGCACAACTTGTCATTCTGCTACCGTGGCCCGAACCGCGATTACAGCCGCGGTTTCAGCAGCCAGCACCCGGGCGGTTCGCAGTTTGTCATGTGCGATGACAGCGTTCACT